A window from Festucalex cinctus isolate MCC-2025b chromosome 12, RoL_Fcin_1.0, whole genome shotgun sequence encodes these proteins:
- the LOC144031475 gene encoding creatine kinase, testis isozyme-like — protein MSDRIEQVCQKMANLQLKGLTAEDEFPDLSQHNNHMAKFLNMDMYKTLRERTTPNGFTVDRVIQTGVDNPGHPFIMTVGCVAGDEESYEVFKELLDLVIEDRHGGYKATDMHKTDLNPENLMGGDDLDPEYVLSSRVRTGRSVRGFCLPPLCRRGERRAVEKLAVRVLASLTGELQGKYFSLRDLPEEEQQKMIDDHLLFDKPVSPLLLASRMARDWPDARGIWHSDNKTFLVWVNEEDHLRVISMQKGGNLKEVFTRFCTGLTEIESLFKNNGFSFMWNEHLGYILTCPSNLGTGLRAGVHVKLPNMSQHAEFEEVLKRLRLQKRGTGGVDTDAVDGVFDISNSDRLGFSEVELVQMVVDGVMLLVEMEKKLESGEAIEEMMPAQK, from the exons ATGTCAGACAGGATTGAACAAGT CTGTCAAAAAATGGCCAATCTTCAGCTCAAGGGGCTGACGGCAGAGGATGAGTTCCCGGATCTCAGTCAGCACAATAACCACATGGCCAAGTTTTTAAACATGGACATGTACAAAACACTGAGGGAGCGGACCACCCCCAACGGCTTCACCGTCGACCGCGTCATCCAGACAGGTGTGGATAATCCAG GTCATCCCTTCATCATGACGGTGGGCTGCGTGGCTGGAGACGAGGAGTCGTACGAGGTCTTCAAAGAACTGCTTGACCTCGTCATCGAGGACCGACACGGAGGATACAAAGCCACAGACATGCACAAGACTGACCTCAACCCGGAAAACCTCATG GGGGGCGACGACCTCGACCCGGAATACGTTTTGAGCTCCCGAGTCCGAACGGGCCGCAGCGTCCGCGGCTTCTGCCTGCCGCCGCTCTGCAGACGAGGAGAGCGGCGCGCCGTGGAGAAGCTGGCCGTGCGAG TCTTGGCTTCGCTGACTGGAGAGCTGCAAGGGAAATACTTTTCGCTGCGAGACCTGCCCGAAGAGGAACAGCAGAAGATGATTGACGACCACTTGCTGTTCGACAAGCCGGTGTCCCCTCTGCTGCTCGCCTCGAGAATGGCCCGGGACTGGCCTGATGCCAGAGGCATCTG GCATAGCGACAACAAGACGTTTCTGGTGTGGGTGAACGAGGAGGACCATCTCCGAGTGATCTCCATGCAGAAGGGCGGCAACCTGAAAGAAGTGTTTACTCGCTTCTGCACCGGACTCACTGAG ATTGAATCGTTGTTCAAGAACAACGGCTTTTCTTTCATGTGGAATGAGCACCTCGGCTACATCCTGACTTGCCCATCCAACCTGGGAACCGGTCTACGTGCCGGCGTGCACGTGAAGCTGCCAAACATGAGCCAGCACGCCGAATTTGAGGAAGTACTGAAGCGGCTCAGGCTTCAGAAACGTGGAACTG GTGGCGTGGACACGGATGCCGTGGATGGAGTGTTCGACATCTCCAACTCGGACCGACTGGGCTTCTCTGAGGTGGAGCTGGTGCAGATGGTCGTCGATGGCGTCATGCTGCTGGTGGAGATGGAAAAGAAACTGGAGTCCGGGGAGGCCATCGAGGAGATGATGCCCGCCCAGAAGTAG